TACATCGTAAAATCTCTTGTAAGTAATCCAGATGCCGTAAAAATTGAGCGTCGTATAGACGAAAAAGGAGTTCTTCTAGAACTCACCGTCGACCCAGAAGACCTAGGCCGCGTCATTGGTAAACGCGGTGCTACCGCCCAAAGTTTGCGTACTCTCCTGCGTGCACTTGGCACCAAGAATGATGCTCGCTACAACCTAAAAATTGTCGACAACGGCGAACCGCGCCCAGCCCGTCAAAACGATTTAGCTGCCAGCGACAATGCGGCAGATGAGCCTGCTACTAACGACGATGCCGCTACATCGGCTGACGAACCAGCTCAACAGGATGACGGCGAACCCGAAGATGTTGGTCGTGCTACGAATGACGACACTGTTGATCACGAGAGTGACGAAGATCGCCCGAGCGCCAGCCTAGCCGACCGGACTCGCGCCGAGCTGGCCGACCTAGACGACCTAGACGTCTAAGCTGTCTCGTGGCCTTATTAGTTTTCGGTGATAATCATTCAGCATTTGACCAATAGCCAACTTTTTGTCAGTACGCATCCAATTAGAGCCAATAGCCAGCTCAAGACCAATTAACGCGACTGTCGCATCGTGGGGCTTTAATTCTGTGCCACTGTTGGCTTCACTCAAGAGCTCTGTTACTCTTTCTACATCGTCCTCAGTAACCTTATCGGTGAGGTCCAACTCCATTTGGTCGACGGCGTCAAAAATGATGTCGATATCATCTTCTGGCTCAAATATGATACTCCCTGAGGTTTCACCTGGTTTCACAGCACTCCTCCTTTTCTCATTGTATAATAACAATTATATGACAATACAAATAATTACTTTGTTTCCGGAGATGTTTGACGGAGTGCTAAACAGCTCGATGCTCTGGAAAGCCCAAAAAGAAAATCTTGTCGAATATAGTCTAATTAATCTGCGCGATTTTGGCTTAGGTCCTAGGGCTCAAGTAGACGATGTGCCCTATGGTGGCGGTGACGGCATGGTATTGATGGCCGAGCCGCTGTTTAACGCCATAGATCATGCGCGCAAAACTGACCCAGACGCGCAGGTGCTTTTGATGACACCGCGCGGCGAGCAATTCAACCAAGAAATGGCCCGTGAGTTTGCAGCTACCGAGGCCGGAATAATAATTATTTGCGGTCGTTACGAAGGTTATGACGAGCGAATCGTTAGCATGGTTGATAAACAAATTTCGGTTGGCGATTTTGTGCTAACCGGCGGGGAATTGCCGGCCATGATAATAGCCGACGCCGTAACGCGCTTAATCCCTGGTGTTTTGGGTGGTGAAACAAGCGCTGAACTGGAAAGTTTCAGCGAGTTGGGCGTTCGTGAACATCCGCACTATACTCGGCCTGAAGAAATCCGCGGATTACGAGTGCCCGATGTGTTGCTTTCTGGTCATCATGAGCAAATCAAAAAATGGCGCGACCAAAACTCTATCAAGAAGAACTAGTGACACACGCTCAACCTCCACTACACCAAAACTTCACCGATCGGTGAGCAAACGAGGGAGACGGTATTTATACCAAGTAGTTACTATAGGGAAGAGCATTCATAAAGCTGTACGTAAGGCTCCAAATCCATTTCGTTTACCAGGTCTTTGATTGATTGTTTGTGGTCTAGGGAGGTAGTCCAAACACTCTTCTGTACTTGTGCGAACTGCCATAATTTTAGGGTGCGTCGGAACTTTGCTCTTGTTACTGCCATGTCTTCGGGAATGTCGAAAATCACCATCAATTTAGCTCCATCAGATAGCCGCTCAGCCACAAATGGTCTTACATTTTTTTGACCCTCGATTGTTAAACGCCAAGCATTAGCCTGTTTTTCTATTAGCTTACGCCGCTCGGCTTCGTAAAGAGCATTTTGCAAAGTACGTTTTTTATAACGAGAGATCTTTTCGAGTTCCTGGAAAAAAGTGTTTGAATCAAACACTAGCAGCATATTTTGACGGCTGTAGGGGATTAGGGCCTTTAGTACAAAACCCATGGCTGTTTGGGGCTGCGGATTGTGATGCCGAACCATAAATACAATATACACCAAAAACTCACCGATCGGTTATTATTTGGGGTAGAGTATAATTAAGGGGACTACTAAGAGGAGGAATATATTATGTTTACGTTGCCAGATTTACCTTATAGCTTTGACGCTTTGGAGCCGCATATCGACGCCAAAACCATGGAAATTCACCATGATAAACATCATGCGACCTATGTTGAAAAACTGAACGCCGCGCTTGAGGGCCACGAAGATTTGCAAAAGATGGACATCGTAGAGCTTATCACTAGCCTAGACAAAGTACCCGAAAATATCCGAACGGCCGTACATAATAATGCTGGCGGCCACGCTAATCACAGCTTTTTCTGGGATGTTATGTCGCCCGATGGCGGCGGCGAACCTGGTGGCGAACTGGCCGAGGCTATCAATAAAACCTTTGGTAGTTTCGAAGATTTTAAAGCTAAGTTTAAAGAAGCGGCCGCGGGTCGCTTTGGCAGCGGCTGGGCTTGGCTGACTTACAGAAATGGAAGTCTGGAAATCTGCAGCACACCAAATCAAGACAGCACAGTCATGGACGACCCCGACAATAAACCGCTGCTTGGCTTGGATGTCTGGGAACATGCCTACTACCTCAAATACCAAAACAAACGTCCTGACTACATAGATGCATTTTGGAATGTTGTAAATTGGCCTCAAGTCGAAAAATACTTCGGTATGGTTTCAAAATAATCATGGCATGAAAAGGCCCGCTCATTTTGAAGGCGAGCGACACGAACGCCGAAGCGTTCGTTGGCCTTTTCATGAGCGGGTCTTACCCCTTGACCTGCTGGAGTGAGCCCAGGTACGCGGTGTACTGCGCCGGCGTCAGCCGGATGTCCACGCGCACGAGGCTGTCGTTGATGAACTTCGGCAGGCCTTCCTCGCTCACCCACGCCCACTCCTTGGTCTTGTAGATATTGGGCGGCGTCTTGCTCAGGTGGCAGGTGGTGTAGGTCCAGAAGTCCTTGCCGGTGCAGGCCCACTTCCGCTTGTCCAGCTCCTTCGTGTTGTGGACGACAAAGCGGACGGCGTCCTTGGCGCCTGCCTTGGGCTGGAACCGCACCTGGTTGTACGGGATCTCCAGGATGTAGCTGCCGAACTTGGCCTGCAGGCTGAGCCTGACGGCCGAGCCCGGCTGGATCTGTCCCGACGTGTGGTTGCCGCCGGCGATCAGGAAGAACCAGGTTGAGCTGGTGAAGTTGCCGGTCGATCCATTGATCGACTGGCCAAGCTTCAGATTCTCCCAGCGGCCGGGATTGAGCCCGGCCGCGCGCAGGTAGTCCTTGGTACTGTAGTACGTCGTCCTGCCAGGACCGCTGGCCTGCACGCCCGCACCTGCGAGCAGGTAGACGATGGCGCCGATGATGCAGCCGACGAAGGTCCAGCCGACGATGGCGGCGACGATGTCGCCAACCTTCGAGGAGCTGGCAGCAGTTTGGCCGCTATACGCGGACATGATCTCTCTCCAATGTCGAGGGACGTGAAAGGTAAAACTTCCAACGCGCTATATTTTACAATATTTAACGCATTAAATCAATTAACCAAGGATATTGACGGCGCGGGCTGTTACTAGAACCACGGTTACTAATGATACTAAAGCTTGGACGCTCATTAGCAGTTTGGCTATATGGGTTAGCGGCATAGTGTCCGTTGGGCTAAAAGCCGTGCTGTTAGTTAAAGATAAGTATAAGTAGTCAGAGAACAAAGGCTTCCAGCTAGTTTGATGGCCGGCCTGCTGAGGAAACTGAAAATGCTCAACGTCTTTGTGGCGATGAGTGCCTGACAGGCCCGGACTGCCCAGTTCCCAATACCACAAACCAAACATAATAATGTTGGTTAAAAAGATAGCCAACGCGCCGCGAAGCAAAGTACGGCCCGGCAAATCGGTGCCATTGATAAGCGCTCCAGCAAGTAGACCCAGCTCAACAGCGTTAGCTAGAGACACTAAGCCGATTAGCAAAAGCGACAAGGTTTTATGTGGTCCGGCTGCATTGCGGTGGCGGCGTGGGGCGGTAAATCCAATTCCAAAAACAAGCAGCAGTTCCAGAATAGCTACAAAATACTTAGGACCAATGCTTAGCTTTTGAGCAATTGTTAATTGTAAGGCTATAGCTACGAGCACGGCTATCTGCGCGTGCCACAGCTCGCTTTTTGTTATGGGGTGCATAATTCGAGTATAGCGCACAGTTTAAATTTTCCCGACAATTCGATATAATAACCCCTGTTGTTTCCTAAGCTAAGGGAAAAGAGCAGCCCGAGCAAAAATCACACTTTTTGCCCGGCGCGATGAGGAAAACCGTAGGTTGTCCTCATAGGGCGAAGCCGTGACAGTGGGGATTGGCCAAGCGGTAAGGCACTGGGTTCTGGTCCCAGGATCGGGGGTTCGAATCCCTCATCCCCAGCCATTTATCAGTTTTAGATATGATAGTAGGTACTTGATCTATGGAAGAACCTAAGTACATTTCTGATTTTTTGGTGGCCAACGCCAAAAACATTCCGAATCAAAACTTTTTGATTTGTCCGGATAAAACGCTCACCTGGCAAGAAGTTTACGATCTAAGCTCGATCGTTGCCGGCTTTATAAACAATCAATTTGGCGGCCAGCAACAAAAAATAGTTAGCCTCATACTGCCCGACACCTGGCAGTTTGTGGTGGCTTCTTTGGGTGTGACCATATCTGGCAATATTTGCTTGCCGATTGATATGAGCTTTAAAAAGCTAGAAGTAGATTCGGTGCTGGAATCTGCTCAGCCGCAAATGATTATTGCTTGCGAAGAAACCAAGCACTTGGCCGGCGATAATTTTGTATTAATTGAAGACATTCTTAAAAGCGACCGGCGTTTAAATAAAATCGAGTATGATTTGCCGCCGAAGCAGCAGCTATCTAGCTTGTTCCTATCTTCGGGTACGACTGGCAAGCCCAAATCGATTCCCAATACGCACGCCAACCAGCTTTGGGACGTCGCGGCCATAGCTGGCCCGATGGGTTGGACCAATGATGACACATTGCTACTTACGCTTCATCTTTCGCATCGCCACGGGTTAATCATATGTTTGCTGAGTGCTATTTACCATGGCAGTACGGTTTACTTAGAAGAGCGCTTTAATCCGGCTCGCGTTCTTGAATTTTTAGAATCGGGCAAAATATCAATGTTTGTTTCAGTGCCAGCAGCCTATGAAAAGCTGGTGGAGTTTGAGCCAGACAAGAAATTTGATTTATCTAAAGTACGGCTTTTTGCGTCTGGATCCTCGGCTTTGCCGCCATATCTATTCGAGGATTTTAAAAAGCGCTTCGGGCACAATATTTTGGATCGCTACGGTACCAGCGAAACCGGTAGCATAGCCTTTAAGCACGATGCTAATTCCGGAATTTTTGATACGGTGCTTGAGGGCGTAGAGCTTAGAGTCGAGCCAGACGGCGAAGTGGCCCTAATATCGCCAGGTTTGTTCCCGGGCTATCTTAATAACCAAGAAGCGACAACCAAGAGCTTGACCAAAGACGGCTGGTGGCTGACTGGTGATATCGGAGAGACTAAAAACGGTAAATTAATTCTAAAAGGCCGCACTAAGGAGCGCATTAATAAAAGCGGCTATTCTATATACCCTCAAGACATCGAATGGGCGCTTAAGCAAAACAAAAAAATCCGCGAAGTTAAAGTTATTAGCACGCCGGTTGAACATCACTTGGACGATAAAGTCTTTGCCTTTTATGCGGGCGACGCCAACGGCCAAGAACTGGTGGAATATTCCAAATTAAATTTGCCCAGGAGCTGGCGGCCTGACGAATTTATAAAAATTAATGAAATTCCCAGGAATGCCAACGGCAAGTACTCATTAGTTAAGTTGCACGAGCTTCTTAATAAGGACTACAAACATTTGCTCTAAACCTACGATTACCCAGCGAATATAAATATTAAATAAAATACAAAAACCTAGTAGCATAAAAATATGAGAGCTTTTTGGGTTTTTATAATCATGGTGGCAGCAATTGTTGGCTGGTTTGGAGGCACTAACAATTCTACTCAAATAGTTCAGGTCAATGATGTTTCTTGGCCGAATTGCGGAGTTGCCTTGCAGAGAACGCAGGCTGGTATTGTGGGCATCACGGGTGGCCTGGCTTTGCGTCCAAATCCCTGTTTGAACCAAGAAGCTTCAAAGTATAAAAACTTGTCCGTTTATATTAATACTGGTTATCCTGGCCCGCATGTCGCGCACCAATTTCAACTTACTCCCAAAGACTGCAGCCCTGGCGACAAGCAATGCCTAGCCTATAATTATGGCTATAACAGTGCGGTTTATGCCATTAAATATTCTTTAATGAACGGCGTTGTTGCTAAAAATTGGTGGCTAGATGTCGAGACCGAAAACAGCTGGGACGGCGATGCCAAGGTTAACCGGGCGGCGTTAAGCGGTAGCTTGGATGCCTTAGCCGGCTTTGTTGGCAGGCAAAATCTGGGTTTTTATTCCTATCCAGGGCAGTGGGATTTGCTGACGGGCAAGTGGCGAAATCAATATCCTGCTTGGGTTGCCACCGGGTCTACCGAACGCCGCGATGCTCAGCTTGCTTGCGATCAAAGCAGCTTTACCGGTGGCCCGGTCGTGCTGGCTCAATACACCAAAACTTTAGACGAAGATTTAGCTTGCTAGCTCAAGCGTAAGTTTTTATTAGTAAACCTAGCGAAACAACTACGCCGGCAACAACGACGATTGCCCTAATATAACTTGCCGGCAAACGCGAGCCATAATTGGCGCCAAGCCAGCCGCCAATAACGTCGCCAATGGCCAGCAGTGGCAATACGTGCCAGGTCACCAAGTGGTGCGAGACAAAATAAGTAATAGCCATCAAATTCATAGAAATCGACGAAAGGTTTTTAAAACCATTCATTTGGTTGATGTCGCTAAAAGAAGTCAGACTTAGGAACGCTAGCAGCATTACGCCATAGCCGGCACCAAAATATCCGCCGTAAATCCCCAGCAAAAACAAGGTGATAGCTGCCGCTGATCCTAAAAAGAGCGGATGGCGACCCTCAAAAGCCTGGCTGGCTTTAGAGTTCAACAGCCCGTGGACTTTGGTATGCAGACCAATTAGGCCGGCGGCCAAAAGCAGCAGCCACGGTACGATGTACTCAAATGTGTTGTTGGATGTATGCCCCAAAAACACCGCGCCGATTTCGCCGCCAAGAAAACTAGGAATCAAAAGAAAAAAGAACTTACTAGGAATCTTTTTTATGGCCCGGCGGTAACCAATCGCCGAACTTATAGTGCCCGGCCAGACCACCAGGCTCAGAGTGGCATTGGCGCTGACAGGCTTTAGGCCCAAACTCAACATTAATGGGTAAAGAAAGATTGCCGCACCGCCGGCAATAGAGTTGAGCGTGCCGGCCGCCAAGCCGCCTAATAATAAAAGGATGCTTTCCATTAATTTATTGCTGGTTCAGCTGGTCCACAAAACCTTGAATTTGACTGAAGTCGTAAATACCGGCTGCCGGGGACAAAGTTGAGCCATCCAGATACGTGCTCACCAAAAGGTTGGTGCCTTTGCCGTCAATGTTATTTAGGCTCACCGATTTAATTTTAGAATCAGGAACTTGCTTAGAGACTTTCGCCAGCCGCCTGATGTTGTTGCCGCTAAAGTCAGTTTGCACGTTATTGCCGGCGGCATCCATGAGGCTGCCAAGCTTAAATGGATTAGTCAAAACACCTAAGCTAGTGGCTTTGTCTTTGACGGCGGTTAGCATCTGGCGCTGATAATTAGTTCGGTCGAAGTCGCTATAGACTCCATAAGCGCCTGGTCCGTCGCCGCGCGAGCGGGCTAATGCTAAGGCCATGCCTCCGTCTAGTTTATCAACGCCGTTGGGCAATTTGAGAGCAGTGTAGGGGTCGTAAACGCCCCTTGGGTCCGAGCTCTTGATCGTTACAGTGATGCCTCCAACCGCATTAACCATGTCACGGAAGGCGCTGTAATTAATCAGCGCGTAATAATCGATAGGTACGCCAAAATCTTGGCTAACTACTTTTTCGAGCAAACCCATGCCGCCCGACGGATAGCCCGATTCGCTAAATTTCTGTGCCTGCCCACACTCGTAAACTGCATTAATCTTACCGTCATCTCCGTATGGGCAGTTGGTTGTGCCGTATTTAACGTAAAGATCGCGGGGAATACTTAGCATATAGCCGGTGTGATCGCGGGTGTTGATACTAACTAACATTATTGAATCGGTAAGTTGAGCGCCGGAGTGGCCGGGATCATCTACGGAATTGCCAGCTAGTAAAATATTAACCCGGCCGGTGTCCTCACCCTTGAGCGGCGAGCTGGCAAACAGACTAAAGATTGTGCAATCGTTGAAAACTTTAGAGCAGTTTTTCTCGAATTTATAACTCAGCCAACCAACCGACGCGATAAACAAAATTAAAACCACCAGAAAAAGTCTTAAAACAACCTTTTTCCAGCCGATTTTCTGCTTTTGGACGGGCAGAGGCTTTGGGGTGATTTCTTGGCGGCGGTTGGCGTGCGCCAACATATTGGGCAGGCTTTTGCCAACGTCAAAATTTTCTTTATGTTTCTGGGTCATTAGGCATATTTTACTTTAGTTGATCTTAGCAAACCATACGGTATATTCTATCTATCAAACCTTAGCCAATACTTATAATAATTGGTATAATTAGCTACAGATGGTGAAAAGTAAAAAAGCTCGAGTGGATTCGGGCGGTGAGCCCAGCCTAGCAAAGGGTGATGGCGCGGTATTTCTAGCCGCGGCATTAGATATGAGTTGGCGGCTGGCGATCGCGGTTTTGGTACCGATTATCGGCGGACATTATTTGGACGAAGCATTTAACAGCTCGCCATGGATTACTGTGGCCGGTTTTGTGGTAGCTTTTGTTGGTGTGATTGGCGTAATGAAATGGGTGGTGGCCGAAAGTAACCGCCGCATTTCCGATTCTGACCAAAAGGGGAGGTCGTAATGTTCCCTCATCTTCTAAGTTTGGCAGCGGCTGACGGTCCGGCTATTAATTTAACCCAGCAAACAGTATTCCATATCGGCTCCTGGGCTATTTCTAACGTTGAGCTGTATGGCTGGGCGTCAATTATTTTTGTAATTATTTTCTTAACTGTTATGGCGCGCAAAGTCACCGTTCATCCCAGGGGCGGCATCATTCAGATAGTTGAAATAGTGGCGGAGTTTATTCGTGGCACAGTAGATAATGCTTTTGAAGACAAGTCTAAGGCCAGGAAGTATTTACCATATTTTGTTACGTTATTTTTCTTTATTTTGAGTGTTAACTGGCTAGGATTACTGCCGATCACCCGCGACGCCTTCCAGAGCCACGGCGCGCCGCTGCTCAAACCATGGACGGGCAGCTTTAACTCAACTTTGGCTATGGCCGCGGTCACTATGCTATTCGTTTACACCATGACGCTGCGCGATTTGGGCTTTAAGCGTTTTATTGGGCACTTCTTCGTCGGTAATCCAAAGAATCCGTTGTTTCTATTCATCGGTTTTATCGAAATGATTAGCGATGCTATACGTGTTATCAGCCTTAGCCTCCGACTTTTTCTCAATGTGGCCATTGGCGAGATTATGATTGCTGTTTTTACCTATCTGGGCGGCGTGTTGGGACCGGTGACGGCACTGCCTTTCTTTTTGATGGAAATGTTCGTACTGGCTCTGCAAGCTTATATTTTTGTCATCCTGTCGATTATGTACTTGGCGGTGGCCGTTAACCACGGCGCTGAAGCTCCTGCCGAAGACTTGACCGAAGAAACTGTTCCTGGAACAATAAAGGCGAGCCCAGAGAAAGCATGAGGTGGGGTAAGACGGCTCTTTTTTAATGTTTATGAATTTTAATAATTAATAACAAGGAGTAATGACAGACATGATCTCATTTGCAGACGCGATCAACACCGCCATCATTGGCAAGGGCCTGATGATTGGCGGCGGATTTATCGGGCCGGCTATCGGCATAGGTATTATTGGCGGTAATTACATGCAAGCGGTTGGCCGTAATCCAGAGGCTTCTAAGTTTTTGGGTCAGGCGCTAATCTTTACGGCGCTGGCTGAGCTTTTCGGGTTGATTGCTTTTGCCTCAATCTTCATCGTCAAATAAGAGAGATTTCCGAGAAAATGCACATTTTGCCCGAAAATTTGC
This window of the Candidatus Saccharimonadales bacterium genome carries:
- a CDS encoding KH domain-containing protein, whose protein sequence is MAVSIDQQFIEYIVKSLVSNPDAVKIERRIDEKGVLLELTVDPEDLGRVIGKRGATAQSLRTLLRALGTKNDARYNLKIVDNGEPRPARQNDLAASDNAADEPATNDDAATSADEPAQQDDGEPEDVGRATNDDTVDHESDEDRPSASLADRTRAELADLDDLDV
- the trmD gene encoding tRNA (guanosine(37)-N1)-methyltransferase TrmD; the protein is MTIQIITLFPEMFDGVLNSSMLWKAQKENLVEYSLINLRDFGLGPRAQVDDVPYGGGDGMVLMAEPLFNAIDHARKTDPDAQVLLMTPRGEQFNQEMAREFAATEAGIIIICGRYEGYDERIVSMVDKQISVGDFVLTGGELPAMIIADAVTRLIPGVLGGETSAELESFSELGVREHPHYTRPEEIRGLRVPDVLLSGHHEQIKKWRDQNSIKKN
- a CDS encoding superoxide dismutase — encoded protein: MMFTLPDLPYSFDALEPHIDAKTMEIHHDKHHATYVEKLNAALEGHEDLQKMDIVELITSLDKVPENIRTAVHNNAGGHANHSFFWDVMSPDGGGEPGGELAEAINKTFGSFEDFKAKFKEAAAGRFGSGWAWLTYRNGSLEICSTPNQDSTVMDDPDNKPLLGLDVWEHAYYLKYQNKRPDYIDAFWNVVNWPQVEKYFGMVSK
- a CDS encoding class I adenylate-forming enzyme family protein; this encodes MEEPKYISDFLVANAKNIPNQNFLICPDKTLTWQEVYDLSSIVAGFINNQFGGQQQKIVSLILPDTWQFVVASLGVTISGNICLPIDMSFKKLEVDSVLESAQPQMIIACEETKHLAGDNFVLIEDILKSDRRLNKIEYDLPPKQQLSSLFLSSGTTGKPKSIPNTHANQLWDVAAIAGPMGWTNDDTLLLTLHLSHRHGLIICLLSAIYHGSTVYLEERFNPARVLEFLESGKISMFVSVPAAYEKLVEFEPDKKFDLSKVRLFASGSSALPPYLFEDFKKRFGHNILDRYGTSETGSIAFKHDANSGIFDTVLEGVELRVEPDGEVALISPGLFPGYLNNQEATTKSLTKDGWWLTGDIGETKNGKLILKGRTKERINKSGYSIYPQDIEWALKQNKKIREVKVISTPVEHHLDDKVFAFYAGDANGQELVEYSKLNLPRSWRPDEFIKINEIPRNANGKYSLVKLHELLNKDYKHLL
- a CDS encoding sulfite exporter TauE/SafE family protein; amino-acid sequence: MESILLLLGGLAAGTLNSIAGGAAIFLYPLMLSLGLKPVSANATLSLVVWPGTISSAIGYRRAIKKIPSKFFFLLIPSFLGGEIGAVFLGHTSNNTFEYIVPWLLLLAAGLIGLHTKVHGLLNSKASQAFEGRHPLFLGSAAAITLFLLGIYGGYFGAGYGVMLLAFLSLTSFSDINQMNGFKNLSSISMNLMAITYFVSHHLVTWHVLPLLAIGDVIGGWLGANYGSRLPASYIRAIVVVAGVVVSLGLLIKTYA
- a CDS encoding LCP family protein, producing MTQKHKENFDVGKSLPNMLAHANRRQEITPKPLPVQKQKIGWKKVVLRLFLVVLILFIASVGWLSYKFEKNCSKVFNDCTIFSLFASSPLKGEDTGRVNILLAGNSVDDPGHSGAQLTDSIMLVSINTRDHTGYMLSIPRDLYVKYGTTNCPYGDDGKINAVYECGQAQKFSESGYPSGGMGLLEKVVSQDFGVPIDYYALINYSAFRDMVNAVGGITVTIKSSDPRGVYDPYTALKLPNGVDKLDGGMALALARSRGDGPGAYGVYSDFDRTNYQRQMLTAVKDKATSLGVLTNPFKLGSLMDAAGNNVQTDFSGNNIRRLAKVSKQVPDSKIKSVSLNNIDGKGTNLLVSTYLDGSTLSPAAGIYDFSQIQGFVDQLNQQ
- a CDS encoding AtpZ/AtpI family protein produces the protein MVKSKKARVDSGGEPSLAKGDGAVFLAAALDMSWRLAIAVLVPIIGGHYLDEAFNSSPWITVAGFVVAFVGVIGVMKWVVAESNRRISDSDQKGRS
- a CDS encoding F0F1 ATP synthase subunit A; this translates as MFPHLLSLAAADGPAINLTQQTVFHIGSWAISNVELYGWASIIFVIIFLTVMARKVTVHPRGGIIQIVEIVAEFIRGTVDNAFEDKSKARKYLPYFVTLFFFILSVNWLGLLPITRDAFQSHGAPLLKPWTGSFNSTLAMAAVTMLFVYTMTLRDLGFKRFIGHFFVGNPKNPLFLFIGFIEMISDAIRVISLSLRLFLNVAIGEIMIAVFTYLGGVLGPVTALPFFLMEMFVLALQAYIFVILSIMYLAVAVNHGAEAPAEDLTEETVPGTIKASPEKA